A segment of the Streptomyces sp. L2 genome:
CCCCGCGTCCGCCGGCGGCCGCGCCGGACGCGAAGACGGCGTTGATGTCGGGGGGCAGCCAGTTGCCCCGCACGAAGGTCTCGCGGGCGCTCGACGACTCGTCCGGGCCGGGGGCGCCGTCGGCTCCGGAGGCTCCCGGGGCTCGGCAGGGGAGTACGCCCCCGCCGGGCCCGGCGTCGTACGGCTACCCGGAGGCCCCGGCGGCCCAGGCGGCACCGGGTACGCCCCCGCCGGGCACACCGGCGTACGCTCCGGCGCACGGCACCCCGCCCGCGCCCCCGGTTCCGGGGAGTGGTGCACCGCAGGGCAGCACCCCTCCGCCGTACGGCTATCCGCCGGCGTCGGGCGGTGACCCGAACGCGGCGCAGTCGCCGTCGGGTTCGGCCGCTCCGGGGCGGCCGCTCGCGCCGAACGCCGGGGACATCGCGGACGCCGCGACGAGCAAGGCCGCGCCGCCGCCGCGGAAGGGCCGTGCCGGGGCGGGCGCGCCGCCGCCTCCGCCGGGTGCGCCGGGCGCACGCCCGGGGAGTACGCCCCCGCCGCCCGCGCCTGCCGAGCCGGGTACGCCTCCGGGCGGCTACGTCCGCACCCAGTTGGTGTCGGCGCTCGGACCGGACGGGCAGCCCGAGGTGCCGGCCGCTCCGGGCGCTCCCAACCCGGCCAACCCGCCCGGCGCGCCGGGTACCCCGGGCGGTATTCCGGCGGGCAACGTCCACCACGCGGCCACGGTGTTCGCCGACCCGAGCCTGCTGGGCGGACCCGGCCCGGTGCCGCCGCCGAGCGCCCCCGGTGCTCCCGGGGCCCCAGGCACCCCGCCTCCGCCCCCGCCCGCGCCGGGCATGCCGAACCCGCCCGGCGTCCCGGGGACCCCGGGCATGCCCGCCGCCCCTGGCGCGCCGCAGCCGCCGGGTGCCCCGGGTGCTCCCGGCGCGCGGGGTGCCGTACACCACGCGGAGACCGTCCTGGCCGCGCCGCCGGTGGCCGGTCCGGGCGTACCCCCGCCGCCCGCGGCCCCGGGTGCTCCCGGAATGCCGCCGGGTGCTCCGGGCGGTCCGGGTGCTCCAGGTGTTCCCGGTGTCCCGGGCATGCCGCCCGGCCCCGGTGCTCCGGGCGGGCCCGGTATGCCGCCGCCGGTGCCGGGTGCTCCCGGGATGGCGCAGCCCATGCCTCCCGGTGCGATGCCGCCGCCCGGTGTCCCGCTGCCGGGGCAGCCGGGGGCGTACGGGTATCCGCCGCAGGGGCAGCCGACGGTCGGCCCCGGTTACCAGGCGGTCCTGCGTTACCGCGCGCAGGACGGTTCGGAGCAGCAGCTGATCCGGCGTTCGGCGCCGGGTACGCCGCACCCGGAGTGGCAGATCTTCCACGAGTTGCGGGCGATGAACGTGCCCGCCGACCAAGTGCTGGAGCTGCACACGGAGTTGGAGTCGTGTGAGCTGCCGGGCGCGTACTGTGCGCGGATGATCCGGGAGCAGTGGCCGCAGGCGCGGATCACGAGCATCGCGCCGTACGGCACCGATCACGCGAGCCGGCAGCAGGGTATGCGGCAACTGCTGGCACATCAGGGTGAGTTGCACCAGGTCGCGGACGGTCCCGCGCGGCCGGCGCCGGTGCGGGCGCCGCTGCCGCCGGTGCAGCCCGTGCCGCCGGTGCCGCCGGAGGCGATCGGGCAGGAGCTGGCGGCGGTGTTCGGGCCGGGTGTGTTCCGGTTCGAGCAGCAGGCGGTGTCGCGGCAGGGTGTGCCGCCGGTCGTGGCGCACACGCTGCTGGCGGCTGGGCTGCCGGTGGACCTCGGTCCGTTCTTCTGGGCGCAGGCCCAGCCGGGTCGTCCGGTGCCGACACTGGCGGAGCTGGCGGCCGAGCGCGGCGTGCAGCCGGCGCCGGACGCGGGGTCGTACCTTGTGATGGGGACGGACTTCGGCCGGGCCCTGTGTGTGCAGTACGGCACCGCGAACATCGTGGCCGTGCCGGTGGAGGCGGGGCCGGGCGGTGCGCCGGTGGCGCCGCAGTTCGTGAACTCGGGGCTGCCGGAGTTCGCGCGCTGTCTGGCGCTGCTGGGCCGGATGTGGCGGCTGAGGTACGGGCTGAACCAGGAGCAGGCGGGCCGCTGGACGGTGGATTTCCAGGCCCAGTTGTCCGCCCTGGATCCGGCGGCGCTGGCTTCGCCGGAGAGCTGGTGGTCGGTGCTGCTGGAGCAGATGTGGGACGGGCTGCTGTAGGAGTCCGCGGGGGCGGCGACGTCCCAGCCCACAGGGGTTGAACGGCCGGAGGGCCGGGTCCGGTCGGATGATCGGGCCCGGCCCTCCGGCGTGCCCCGCGCCACCGTCGTGCACGAACTCGTGCCGGCTTCGACCGCGACATGCCTGCGGAGTGTCGCGTTATGAACACTTACGTCCGATCCATCAAGATATGCGCGAAATCATCCTGTCGTGTATGTCCGGTGGAGAGGGGTTCCCAGGGTGAGCAGCGCATCGGTGCCGCCGCATGGCTTCGTGACCATCCGGGGGCGCGGCTACCGCCCCGCACAGGTCGACGCGTACCTGGAGGCCCTGTCGCGGGACCGGGACGCCGCGTGGGAGCGCGCCGCGCGGCTGACCGTGCTCGCCAGGGAGATGGAGGCGGAGGCCGTCGCGCTGCGCGAGGCCGTCGCCCAGCTCGCCCCGCAGACGTACGAGTCGCTCGGCGAGAGCGCCCGGCGCCTCTACCAGCTGGTGCTCGACGAGGCGGCGGACGTGCGGGTGCGGGCGCGGCGCGCGGCGGAGAAGCAGGTCGCGCAGGCCGAGGCGAGCGCCCAGGCGGTGCGCCGGGAGGCGCGGGAGGCCGCGGACGCGCTCCGCGCGGAGGCCGATGACCGTGCCCGCCAGCGGCTCCTGGCGGCCCAGGCCGAGGCCGACGACCTGCGCGTCGGCGCCCGGCGCGAGGTGAAGGAGCGGCGCGGTGAGGCGCTCGCCGCGCTGCGCGAGGTACGGCAGCGCACCACGGGCATGCTCGCCGAGCAGGCGCGGGAGCATGCCGAGAGGCTGGCCGAGGTGGAGGCCGGCCTCGACGCCCAGTGCGTGGTCGCGTCGGGCGCGGACGCCGGGGAGGGGGCCGCGGCGCAGGTGTCGCCGGACGAGCGGGTGGCCCGCGCGGAGGCCACCCTGGCCGAGGTGGAACGGGAGTTCACGGACGCGGAGGAGGCGGCCCGCCGCTGCGTGGAGGAGGCGGAGGTGCGTGCCGCCGAGATCGTCGCGGAGGCGCGGGTGCGCGAGGAGCGCGTCGCCCGGCAGACCGAACGGGTGCTGCGCGGGCACAAGGAGACGCGCAACGACCTGCAGGCCCACATGGACCACGTGCGCAACAGCCTGATCACCCTCACGGGCCGCGCCCCGGCCGAGTGACCGGCCGGCGCACCAGTGCCCCGCCCCAGGGGCGTCAGGTTCAGGTTCCCTTCCGTACCGCCCCCGCCAGGATGCGGCCCTCCACCCCCTCGTACTGGCGGCGCTGTTCCTCCGCCTGTCCGCGGCCGGAGAGGACCGTGCCCAGCCAGCCGAGGAGGAAGCCGGCCGGGATGGAGACGATGCCCGTGGTGGTGAACGGGAACCAGTTGAAGTCGGCGTGCGGGAACGCCGAGGCGGGTGAGCCGGAGACGAGGTTGGTGCCCGGCATGAGCAGCAGCACGGTCAGTGAGCCGCCGAGCAGGGTGGCCAGCAGTCCGGTGCGGGTGTAGCGGCGCCAGAAGAGGCCGTACACCAGGGCCGGGGCGATCGCCGAGGCGCCCAGGCAGAAGGAGAGTGTGACCAGTGGCTGCAGGCTGTGGTGCTGCACCAGGGTCGCCAGCAGGATCGTCGGCACGCCGATGGCCAGCGCGGACAGCCGGGCCAGGGTCATCTCGCGGCGGGCCGGCATCTCCCGGCCGCGGGCGGCGAACACGTCGTGGGCCAGGGAGTTGGCGCAGGCGAGGATCATGCCGGCGACCGAGGCGAGCAGGGTCAGGAAGATCGCCGTGGTGACCATGGTGAACAGGACCGTCTCCACCGTGGACACGTCGGTGCCGAACACCGCGCGCGTGCCCAGCAGATACGCCGTGTTGCCCTGCGGGTCGGCCAGCCCGATCGCCGTACGGCCGAGCAGGGCCGTGGCGCCGAACCCGACGACGGTGATGACCAGGACGAACGCGGCGACGATGGACACCGCCCAGGACATCGAGCGGCGCACCTGGCGGGCGCTGGACGCGGTGTACATGCGCATCGTGACGTGCGGCAGCACGCCGCCGCCGAGGACGATGGTCAGCTCCGAGGTGATCATGTCCAGGCGGGGGGTGGCCGAGCCGCCGAACTGGAGGCCGGAGTGCAGGAACGCCGTTCCGGCGCTGCTCTGCCGGGCGGCGGTGTGGAAGAGCGCGCCGGGGTCCCAGTCGAAGCGGCGCAGCATCAGTACGGCGATGACGGCGCCGGAGCCGAGCAGCATCACTATCTTCAGGATCTGGATGAGGGCGGTGCCCTTCATGCCGCCGATCGCCGCGTAGCTGATCATCAAGACGCCGAGTCCGATGACGCAGCCCGTCTGCAGGGTCTCGCTGGAGAAGCCGAGGATGAACGCCATCAGCTGGCCGGTGCCGGCGAGCTGGACCAGCATCAGCGGCAGCAGCGCGGCGATGGTGACCGCGCAGGCGGAGATCCGCACCGCACGGCCCGGCATGCGGCGGGCGAGCGCGTCGCCCATGGTGAACCGGCCCGCGTTGCGCAGGGGTTCGGCCAGCAGGAACATCAGCAGGAGCAGGGACAGGGCCGTGCTGAGGGCGAGGACGACACCGTCGTAGCCGCACAGGGCGACCACGCCGCCGGTGCCGAGGACGGTGGCGGCGGAGATGTAGTCGCCGGCGATGGCGAGGCCGTTGCGCAGCGGGGACAGGGAGCCGTAGCCGGTGTAGAACTCGTCGAGGTCGTCCTCGCGGTCGGGGCCGGTCATCACGCACAGCAGCAGGGTGACGGTGGCCACGGCGGAGAAGGCGACCAGGGACATCGTCTGCCCGGAGCCGCTGAACCCGGTGAAGCCGGCCGGGTCGGGCGGCCCGGCGGCGAGCGTGCTCAAGGGGGCGCCGAGGGCGGCGGTCAGGGGGGTGCTCATCGGCTCGCTCCTCGGCGTGCGTCCACTTCGGCCTCTTTGCGGATGCGGTCCGCGAGGGGGTCGACGTGACGGCGCGCGGTGTGCTCGTACAGGGCGATCGCCAGCCAGGTGACGGGGAGTTGGAGGAGGGCGAGCAGCAGTCCGGCGGGGATGCCGTCGGCGACGGTGCTCGTCATGACGTCCGGGGCGAACGCGGACAGCACCAGGAACAGGGTGAAGTAGCCGAGCGCGGTGACCGTGGCGGTGCGCCGCTGCAGCCGGTAGGCGCCGCGCAGGACGCGCAGGTCGCTGTGGTGGCCGAGGGGTTCGCGCGGCGGCTGCGGCCGGGGCGGGCCGGGCGGCATGGGCGGTGGGGGCTGCCAGGGATAGGTGAGGTGCGGCGGGTGGTCGTGGGACATCCCGGGCTCCTTGCGTGGTTCGGGTCCGCGGCGGCGGACCGCAGGGAGGTGGGGGTGGGAGTGGAGACGCACGTTACTCGCAGGTAGCCGCGATGCGCGAGGGTTTCACCGAACTGGACGGTCGGTATGCGCTTGCCCGTTGACCCTCACGCGGCGGAAGGGTGCAGGCTGGGGGCTCCAACCGGTTCTAAACGGGGCGCCGTCGGAGGGCCGGGGGGTGGAGCCGACCCCTAGGCGGACTCCACCCGTCGGTGGACAGCCCCTAGGGGTTCCTCCGTACTACGGGTCGGGGAGGGTTCGTCCCCCCGGAGGACGAGAAGGGCCCCGAGCGGTCCTTAACCTGGCTTTACGCCGCCGGGGGGTGGCTGACCGAACCAGCGGGGGTGGGGATTTCCCCCGGAGAAGAGGGGGCTCCGCACCAGCGCGCGGCACCACTGTCGCCCGCGAGACTCGTCGACGTACGAAGGCGCCGTACGAGGGCGTCGTACGAAGGCGCTATACGAACACACCGTACGGACGCGCTGTGCGAAAGCACCGTACGCCGCACCACCAGGACGCACCGCTTCGGCGGGACGCCGACACCGACTGGCTGACCGACATAGGAGATATACCGTGACTTCGGCTGTGACTGTTCCCAGGCACGGGGGTACTGGAGGGACTACGGCCGTCGCCGCGCGGGCGCGGCAGGTCGTGAAGGCGTACGGCGCCGGGGAGACCCGTGTCGTCGCCCTGGACCACGTCGACGTGGACATCGCCCGCGGCCAGTTCACCGCGATCATGGGCCCCTCGGGGTCCGGCAAGTCCACGCTGATGCACTGCCTCGCCGGGCTCGACACCGTGACCAGCGGTCAGATCTACCTGGACGAGACCGAGATCACCGGCCTGAAGGACAAGAAGCTCACCAAGCTGCGCCGGGACCGGATCGGGTTCATCTTCCAGGCGTTCAACCTGCTGCCCACGCTGAACGCGCTGGAGAACATCACGCTGCCGATGGACATCGCCGGCCGCAAGCCGGACCGGGGCTGGCTGGACCAGGTCGTGGAGACCGTCGGCCTCGCCGGACGCCTCAAGCACCGGCCGACCCAGCTCTCCGGCGGCCAGCAGCAGCGCGTCGCCGTGGCCCGCGCGCTCGCCGCCCGCCCCGAGATCATCTTCGGTGACGAGCCGACCGGAAACCTCGACTCGCGCGCCGGCGCCGAAGTCCTGGGCTTCCTGCGCCGCTCGGTCGACGAACTCGGCCAGACCATCGTGATGGTCACCCACGACCCCGTCGCCGCCTCCTACGCCGACCGCGTGCTGTACCTCGCCGACGGCAGGATCGTCGACGAGATGTACCAGCCGACGGCCGACCAGGTCCTGGACCGGATGAAGGACTTCGACGCCCGGGGGCGTACGTCATGACCGTCATGAAGACCTCCATGCGCAACTTCTTCGCGCACAAGGGCCGGATGGCGCTGTCCGCCGTCGCGGTGCTGCTGTCGGTGGCGTTCGTCTGCGGGACGCTCGTCTTCACCGACACGATGAACACCACGTTCGACAAGCTGTTCCAGGCCACCTCCTCCGACGTGCAGGTCAGCGCCAAGGGCTCCTCCGACACCGGCGAGACCACCTCCAGCACCGGCAAGCCGCCGGTCATGCCGGCCTCCGTGGTCGACCGGGTGCGCCACACGCCGGGCGTCGAGAAGGCCGAGGGGACGGTGTTCTCCACCTCGGTGACCGTCGTCGACAGCAAGCTCGACAAGCTCTCGCCCACCAGCGGCGCCCCGACCATCGTCGGCAGCTGGAACGGCAACGACGCCCGCACCATGAAGGTGACCACCGGTACGGCGCCCAAGGGCCCCGACCAGGTCATGGTCGACGCCGACACCGCCAAGAAGCACCACCTCGGGCTCGGCGACGACATCGGCATCCTCACCGCCCTCGGCACGCACCACGCGCGCGTGTCCGGCATCGCCACCTTCACCGTCACCAACCCGGGTGCGGCGATCTTCTACCTCGACACGAAGACCGCCCAGCAGACCCTCGTCGGCAGGACGGGCGTCTACACCAACGTCAACGTCACCGCCGCCAAGGGCGTCAGCGACGTCCAGCTGAAGAAGAACGTGACCGCCGCGCTCGGCGGCCACGCCTACAAGGTGCAGACCGCCAAGGAGGTCGCCGACGCCAACCAGAAGCAGATCAGCGGCTTCCTGAACGTCATGAAGTACGCGATGCTCGGCTTCGCCGGGATCGCCTTCCTCGTCGGCATCTTCCTGATCATCAACACCTTCTCGATGCTGGTCGCCCAGCGCACCCGCGAGATCGGACTGATGCGGGCCATCGGCTCCTCCCGCAAGCAGGTCAACCGGTCCGTGCTCGTCGAGGCCCTGCTGCTCGGCCTGATCGGCTCCGCGCTCGGCGTCGGCGCCGGCGTCGGCATCGCGGTCGGCCTGATGAAGCTCATGGGCAAGATGGGCATGCACCTGTCCACCGACGATCTGACGATCGCCTGGACGACCCCCGTCCTCGGCGTGGTCCTCGGCGTCGTCGTCACCGTCCTCGCCGCCTACCTGCCCGCCCGCCGCGCCGGCAAGGTCTCGCCGATGGCCGCGCTGCGCGACTCCGGCGCGCCCACCGACGCCAAGGCCGGTGTCGTACGCGCCCTGATCGGCCTGGTCCTGACCGGCGCCGGCACCGCGAGCCTCTTCGCCGCGGCGAACGCCGACAAGGCCAAGGCCGGCTCCGGCTGGCTGGGCCTCGGCGTGGTGCTCACCCTGATCGGGTTCGTCGTCATCGGCCCGCTGCTCGCCGGCGGCCTGGTGCGCGTCCTCGGCGCGGTCATCCTGCGCGTCTTCGGCCCCGTCGGCCGGATGGCGGAGCGCAACGCGCTGCGCAACCCGCGCCGCACCGGCGCCACCGGCGCCGCCCTGATGATCGGCCTCGCCCTCGTCGCCTGCCTGTCGGTCGTCGGCTCCTCGATGGTCGCCTCGGCCACCGACCAGCTCGACAAGACCGTCGGCACGGACTTCATCGTCATGGGCGACAACGGCCAGCGCATCAAGCCGCAGGACGTCCAGGCCATCAAGGACACCCCGGGCCTGACGCACGTCACCGAGTACCGGCCGATCCAGGCCGAACTCACCACCCCCGACGGCAAGACACTCAAGAAGCAGGACGTCACCGGCGCCGACCCGACCTACGCCACCGACCTGCACAAGAAGACCGTCGCCGGCGACCTGAAGGACGCCTACCTGCCCGGCTCGATGTCGGTCGACGAGAAGTTCGCCAAGGCCCACGGCATCCACCTCGGCTCGAAGATCACCGTCAGCTTCGACCAGGGGGCCACCGCCCACCTCACGGTCCGCGCCATCACCAACAGCAAGGACCTGATCGACCAGGGCGCCAAGTACACCTCCCTGGCCACGCTGAAGAAGTACGTGCCCGCCGGCAGCATGCCGCTCGACCAGCTGGTCTTCGCCAGCGCCAAGGACGGGCAGCAGGACGCCGCCTACACGGCCCTGAAGACGGCCCTGCACAAGGACCCGAGCGTGACGGTCCGCGACCAGACCGACTACAAGCAGGAGCTGAAGGACCAGATCGGCCAGCTGCTCAACATGATCTACGGCCTGCTCGCCCTCGCGATCATCGTCGCGGTCCTCGGCGTCGTGAACACCCTCGCCCTGTCGGTGGTGGAGCGGACCCGGGAGATCGGCCTCATGCGGGCCATCGGCCTCTCCCGACGCCAGCTGCGCCGCATGATCCGCCTGGAGTCCGTGGTGATCGCCGTCTTCGGCGCGCTCCTCGGCCTCGGCCTGGGCATGGGCTGGGGCGCCACCGCCCAGCAGCTCCTCGCCCTTCAGGGCCTGAAGATCCTGGACATCCCCTGGCCGACGATCATCGGCGTCTTCATCGGCTCCGCCTTCGTGGGCCTCTTCGCCGCCCTGATCCCGGCGTTCCGGGCGGGCCGCATGAACGTCCTGAACGCCATCGCCACGGACTGACCCCACCACCCCACCAGCCACCGCACACGGGGGTTGCGGAGGAGCCCGGCGCCGAAAGCCACCAGACTTCCGGCGCCGGGCATTGGCGTACCCGGCGCGGCCCACTCTTCAGCCGACCGAACCCCGATCCCGGCGGGCCACTTCTCGGCCCCCCGAGCCCCAGCCCCGGGTGGGTCACTGCCGGCCCCACCGAGCTCCCACCCGCGCGCGGGCCACTTCTCGGCCCCCTGAGCCCCCACCCCCGCGCGGGCCACTTCTCGGCCCCCGAGCCCCGACCCCGCGCGGGCCACTGTTCGACCCCTGAGTCCCGACCCCGCGCGGGCCACTGTTCGACCCACCGAGCCCCGACCCGGGTGGGCCATTTCTCGGCCCCCCCCGAGCCCCAACCCCAGCGGGTCACTTCTGGACCTACCGAGTCGGGTGGTGGGTGGGCGAGGTCGGGGGTCCAGGGGGCGGAGCCCCTTGGGAGGGTCACCGCAGCCCGGCCGCCGCACACACCCCGGAGTTATCCACAGCCCCCGACACCGAACCCGACGGAGTCGTACGCTGGACACCCCCCGGCCGCCCCCCGCGTCGGGGCACTCGCGTTGCCCACCCCCGCGCCCCCCGGACGGAAAAACCCCTCATGAGCCTGCACGGTCTACTGGACGTCGTCCTCAAGGACCCCACCCTCGCGGAAGCGATCAAGGCCGCCGCGGACGGCAACCGCACGCACGTCGACCTCGTAGGCCCCCCCGCCGCCCGCCCCCTCGCCATCGCCGCCCTCGCCCGCGACTCCGGCCGCCCCGTCCTCGCCGTCACCGCGACCGGCCGCGAGGCCGAGGACCTGGCGGCCGCCCTGCGCACGCTGCTCCCCCCAGAGGGCGTCGTGGAGTACCCCTCCTGGGAGACGCTGCCGCACGAGCGGCTCAGCCCGCGCAGCGACACCGTCGGCCGCCGCCTCGCCGTCCTGCGCCGCCTCGCCCACCCCCGCCTCGACGACCCCGAGACCGGCCCCGTCTCCGTCGTCGTAGCGCCCGTACGATCCGTGCTGCAGCCGCAGGTCAAGGGCCTCGGCGACCTGGAACCGGTCGCCCTGCGCACCGGCCAGACCGCCGACCTGAACGAGATCGTCGAAGCCCTCGCTGCCGCCGCCTACGCGCGCGTGGAGCTCGTCGAGAAGCGCGGCGAGTTCGCCGTACGCGGCGGCATCCTGGACGTGTTCCCGCCCACCGAGGAACACCCCCTGCGCATCGAGTTCTGGGGCGACGACGTCGAGGAGATCCGCTACTTCAAGGTCGCCGACCAGCGTTCCCTGGAGGTCGCCGAACACGGCGTGTGGGCCCCGCCCTGCCGCGAGCTGCTGCTGACGGACGACGTCCGCGCCCGCGCGCGTGCCCTCGCCGAACAGCACCCCGAGCTGGGCGAACTGCTCGGCAAGATCGCCGAGGGCATCGCCGTCGAGGGCATGGAGTCCCTCGCCCCGGTCCTCGTCGACGACATGGAGCTGCTGCTCGACGTGCTGCCCAAGGGCGCCATGGCCGTCGTGTGCGACCCGGAGCGGGTGCGCACCCGCGCCACCGACCTGGTGGCGACCTCCCAGGAGTTCCTCCAGGCGTCCTGGGCCGCCACCGCGGGCGGCGGGGAGGCGCCGATCGATGTCGGCGCGGCCTCCCTGTGGTCCATCGCCGACATCCGCGAGCGCGCGCGCGAGCTGGACATGCTGTGGTGGTCCGTCTCCCCGTTCGCCGCCGACGAGGAACTCGACGGGGACACCCTCAAGCTCGGCATGCACGCCCCCGAGACCTACCGCGGCGACACCGCCAAGGCCCTCGCCGACACCAAGGGCTGGCTCGCCGACGGCTGGCGCACCGTCTTCGTCACCGAGGGCCACGGCCCGGCCGCCCGCACCGTCGAGGTCCTCGGCGGCGAGGGCATCCCCGCCCGCCTCACCATCGACCTGGACGAGCCGACCCCGTCGGTCGTCCACGTGGCCTGCGGCTGCATCGAGTACGGCTTCGTCGACCCCGCCCTCAAGCTCGCCGTCCTCACCGAGACCGACCTGACCGGGCAGAAGACCGCCGGCCGCGACGGCGCCCGCATGCCGGCCCGCCGCCGCAAGACCATCGACCCGCTCACCCTCGAAGCGGGCGACTACATCGTCCACGAGCAGCACGGTGTCGGCCGCTACATCGAGATGGTGCAGCGCACCGTCCAGGGCGCCACCCGCGAGTACCTGGTCGTGGAGTACGCCCCCGCCAAGCGCGGCCAGCCCGGCGACCGCCTCTACATCCCCACCGACCAGCTGGAGCAGATCACCAAGTACGTCGGTGGCGAGGCACCAACCCTGCACCGGCTCGGCGGCGCCGACTGGACGAAGACCAAGGCGCGCGCGAAGAAGGCCGTCAAGGAGATCGCCGCCGACCTGATCAAGCTGTACTCGGCCCGCATGGCCGCCCCCGGGCACGCCTTCGGCGCCGACACGCCCTGGCAGCGCGAGCTGGAGGACGCCTTCCCCTACGCCGAGACCCCCGACCAGCTGACCACCATCGCCGAGGTCAAGGACGACATGGAGAAGTCGGTCCCGATGGACCGCCTGATCTGCGGCGACGTCGGCTACGGCAAGACCGAGATCGCGGTGCGGGCCGCGTTCAAGGCCGTACAGGACGGCAAACAGGTCGCCGTCCTCGTCCCCACCACCCTGCTGGTGCAGCAGCACTTCGGCACGTTCTCCGAGCGCTACGGCCAGTTCCCGGTGAACGTGCGCGCCCTGTCCCGCTTCCAGACCGACACCGAGGCGAAGGCCGTCCTGGAGGGGCTGAAGGAGGGCTCGGTCGACATCGTCATCGGCACCCACCGGCTGTTCTCCTCCGAGACCAAGTTCAAGGACCTCGGCCTGGTCATCGTCGACGAGGAGCAGCGCTTCGGCGTCGAGCACAAGGAGCAGCTGAAGAAGCTCCGCGCCAACGTCGACGTCCTGACGATGTCCGCCACCCCGATCCCGCGCACCCTGGAGATGGCGGTCACCGGCATCCGCGAGATGTCCACCATCACCACCCCGCCGGAGGAACGGCACCCGGTGCTCACCTTCGTCGGGCCGTACGAGGAGAAGCAGATCGGCGCCGCCGTCCGCCGCGAACTGCTGCGCGAGGGCCAGGTCTTCTACATCCACAACCGGGTCGAGTCCATCGACCGCGCCGCCGCCCGCCTGCGCGACATCGTCCCCGAGGCCCGCATCGCCACCGCTCACGGCCAGATGTCGGAGTCGGCGCTGGAACAGGTCGTCGTCGACTTCTGGGAGAAGAAGTTCGACGTCCTCGTCTCCACGACGATCGTCGAGTCCGGCATCGACATCTCCAACGCCAACACCCTGATCGTGGAGCGCGGCGACAACTTCGGCCTCTCCCAGCTGCACCAGCTGCGCGGCCGCGTCGGCCGCGGCCGCGAACGCGGCTACGCCTACTTCCTCTACCCGCCGGAGAAGCCCCTCACCGAGACCGCGCACGAACGCCTCGCCACCATCGCCCAGCACACCGAGATGGGCGCCGGCATGTACGTCGCCATGAAGGACCTGGAGATCCGCGGCGCCGGAAATCTGCTCGGCGGCGAGCAGTCCGGGCACATCGCGGGCGTCGGCTTCGACCTGTACGTCCG
Coding sequences within it:
- a CDS encoding SUKH-4 family immunity protein → MVTFAQAQERAEEWINGDVPSYQHREVRVREFELGFVVWGEDRADGPRSDAGGQRLVLARDTGEATLWPALPVGEVIRRYEEEYGRPDEAGAPVPAPAAARVDLNQTSFLLSPPEWLQEAADKLGIPDRRSGEGAADAVSSSSGGLAETQAGVPAPASAPAPAPASAPAPAPAPAPASAPEPASAAAAVPAGSAAAASGVDASAGATPWAGTDTNADAGEDRSVPLPATVFAPPLSEQSAEPPRPPAAAPDAKTALMSGGSQLPRTKVSRALDDSSGPGAPSAPEAPGARQGSTPPPGPASYGYPEAPAAQAAPGTPPPGTPAYAPAHGTPPAPPVPGSGAPQGSTPPPYGYPPASGGDPNAAQSPSGSAAPGRPLAPNAGDIADAATSKAAPPPRKGRAGAGAPPPPPGAPGARPGSTPPPPAPAEPGTPPGGYVRTQLVSALGPDGQPEVPAAPGAPNPANPPGAPGTPGGIPAGNVHHAATVFADPSLLGGPGPVPPPSAPGAPGAPGTPPPPPPAPGMPNPPGVPGTPGMPAAPGAPQPPGAPGAPGARGAVHHAETVLAAPPVAGPGVPPPPAAPGAPGMPPGAPGGPGAPGVPGVPGMPPGPGAPGGPGMPPPVPGAPGMAQPMPPGAMPPPGVPLPGQPGAYGYPPQGQPTVGPGYQAVLRYRAQDGSEQQLIRRSAPGTPHPEWQIFHELRAMNVPADQVLELHTELESCELPGAYCARMIREQWPQARITSIAPYGTDHASRQQGMRQLLAHQGELHQVADGPARPAPVRAPLPPVQPVPPVPPEAIGQELAAVFGPGVFRFEQQAVSRQGVPPVVAHTLLAAGLPVDLGPFFWAQAQPGRPVPTLAELAAERGVQPAPDAGSYLVMGTDFGRALCVQYGTANIVAVPVEAGPGGAPVAPQFVNSGLPEFARCLALLGRMWRLRYGLNQEQAGRWTVDFQAQLSALDPAALASPESWWSVLLEQMWDGLL
- a CDS encoding cellulose-binding protein gives rise to the protein MSSASVPPHGFVTIRGRGYRPAQVDAYLEALSRDRDAAWERAARLTVLAREMEAEAVALREAVAQLAPQTYESLGESARRLYQLVLDEAADVRVRARRAAEKQVAQAEASAQAVRREAREAADALRAEADDRARQRLLAAQAEADDLRVGARREVKERRGEALAALREVRQRTTGMLAEQAREHAERLAEVEAGLDAQCVVASGADAGEGAAAQVSPDERVARAEATLAEVEREFTDAEEAARRCVEEAEVRAAEIVAEARVREERVARQTERVLRGHKETRNDLQAHMDHVRNSLITLTGRAPAE
- a CDS encoding cation acetate symporter — protein: MSLVAFSAVATVTLLLCVMTGPDREDDLDEFYTGYGSLSPLRNGLAIAGDYISAATVLGTGGVVALCGYDGVVLALSTALSLLLLMFLLAEPLRNAGRFTMGDALARRMPGRAVRISACAVTIAALLPLMLVQLAGTGQLMAFILGFSSETLQTGCVIGLGVLMISYAAIGGMKGTALIQILKIVMLLGSGAVIAVLMLRRFDWDPGALFHTAARQSSAGTAFLHSGLQFGGSATPRLDMITSELTIVLGGGVLPHVTMRMYTASSARQVRRSMSWAVSIVAAFVLVITVVGFGATALLGRTAIGLADPQGNTAYLLGTRAVFGTDVSTVETVLFTMVTTAIFLTLLASVAGMILACANSLAHDVFAARGREMPARREMTLARLSALAIGVPTILLATLVQHHSLQPLVTLSFCLGASAIAPALVYGLFWRRYTRTGLLATLLGGSLTVLLLMPGTNLVSGSPASAFPHADFNWFPFTTTGIVSIPAGFLLGWLGTVLSGRGQAEEQRRQYEGVEGRILAGAVRKGT
- a CDS encoding DUF485 domain-containing protein — its product is MSHDHPPHLTYPWQPPPPMPPGPPRPQPPREPLGHHSDLRVLRGAYRLQRRTATVTALGYFTLFLVLSAFAPDVMTSTVADGIPAGLLLALLQLPVTWLAIALYEHTARRHVDPLADRIRKEAEVDARRGASR
- a CDS encoding ABC transporter ATP-binding protein, translated to MTSAVTVPRHGGTGGTTAVAARARQVVKAYGAGETRVVALDHVDVDIARGQFTAIMGPSGSGKSTLMHCLAGLDTVTSGQIYLDETEITGLKDKKLTKLRRDRIGFIFQAFNLLPTLNALENITLPMDIAGRKPDRGWLDQVVETVGLAGRLKHRPTQLSGGQQQRVAVARALAARPEIIFGDEPTGNLDSRAGAEVLGFLRRSVDELGQTIVMVTHDPVAASYADRVLYLADGRIVDEMYQPTADQVLDRMKDFDARGRTS